One genomic segment of Hordeum vulgare subsp. vulgare chromosome 2H, MorexV3_pseudomolecules_assembly, whole genome shotgun sequence includes these proteins:
- the LOC123428551 gene encoding increased DNA methylation 1-like isoform X2: MRMQAMAEDTIAAGTCDAVGFAGSSSTSGVEDPMPSYMDALAEFSQFQSDPSPADPFLYQWLQDQQPFASDASCLSYDQGQIVDTSQALYTCSPADLSDRGAKEYPLFSKPTYDAAVPPCLSHDYIGSGQFLETEHLREKGTPGANTSSLDDVDVPQSSSLQSVPSVVCTKRTLGRDLPDQLEAHAQCLFKDAGWTIKPRKRNDRAKMASYFTAPHREVVLSSLTQAWKFCGNKLYEASPGSQRGKHPMEWSDIDKFWKDLTDTMEYIQKVLVNQHNALTLLQRWELLDPFIAVVFIGRKITALQQGSTLRAVDSSIIVLDENKNMPSESKRKQKASDTLTARKVQSTPVIMGSDCGERAVESCSRSQAVPSCHVLEGGQNRDINLKNGYTQGQNCGAIDRNENHINQSTETQQFYSGAALINNSVKKARKKPKMISDVDANGLDGLYAQILMQHTMGNVFNQESNVAMLDFSNPENINLSGKHGIYSSVGTLKKHLKAESRPLKLNGNSQSDKPGMLLHPESKHMSMLKRDGTIKEPLEHPTSGPDSDARESGANETTPIELVQKNIPSESNQMIMLRGQGTLKEPTEHTLSEPDSDARESGANGTAPIEMVHKNKKLPLESNQMSVLRGEGTVKEPTEHTISEPYSNARESGANEKVPTEMVQKKIPSESNQMSMLRVEGTVKEPMEHTISQPASSARESGANETVPIEMVQKKLPSESKQSMLRGEGTAMEHKSPEPDSNARVSGANEIAPVEMVYQELPSGSKKSMLRGEGTVKEPTEHTISKPDSNSRESSANGIVPSEMVHKKLPSLKESSPRTPPKDPTKVSVDNAVAVELSLESNAAPLKTDLSQDSQICKTTAAKRKPEGCDKHIKKRPLELRIHDDDLLITAIVKNRDVDSYNKFAASPDFSVAKYKKLKGQKRATKLLGKGGTNLLGGKRISLARKTVLCWLIATGFLTVKDVIQYRNLKSNEVIKDGQVTWEGILCRCCAKTLSVSDFKAHAGCCLPKSSLGLFLQSGKSYTLCQVEAWSAELMSRKSDACGRKVEAMDESDDTCGFCGDGGELLCCDNCPSTYHEACLSAQELPEGSWYCHNCTCRNCGTPVSEKEVSSSSDILKCVQCGDAYHDMCINHEMLPCDDKSSNTWFCGRYCKEIFVGLHSHIGTENIIDNGLSWTILKCCSDGRRLHSARKIAHMTECNTKLAVALTLLEECFIRMFDPRTGVDMIPHVLYNKGSNFARLDYQGFYTVILEKGDEILCVASIRLHGTKAAELPFIATCVDYRRKGMCRRLLDIIEKMLRSFHVEMLVLSAIPELVNTWVSGFDFKPIKDDERKQLRNVNLMLFPGTSLLTKRLDGTVTAKPEKEEGTCNVSVLPNGKCLPNGKANGHLELHDLELPDELNNEAAMDGSFRTLKRECSPAAWFNSTKLAVGEV, from the exons ATGCGCATGCAAGCGATGGCCGAGGACACAATTGCTGCTGGGACATGCGACGCAGTCGGGTTTGCTGGCAGCAGCAGCACGAGCGGGGTCGAGGATCCCATGCCGTCATACATGGACGCGCTGGCAGAGTTTTCGCAGTTCCAGAGCGACCCTTCTCCTGCCGACCCGTTTTTGTATCAGTGGCTACAAGACCAGCAGCCCTTCGCGAGCGACGCCTCGTGCTTAAGTTATGATCAAGGACAAATCGTTGACACTAGCCAAGCGCTGTACACATGTAGCCCAGCTGATTTATCTGACAGAGGTGCCAAAGAATACCCACTCTTCAGCAAGCCAACGTATGATGCCGCAGTGCCACCTTGCCTATCCCATGATTATATTGGATCTGGGCAGTTTCTTGAAACCGAGCACCTTCGCGAGAAGGGTACGCCCGGTGCAAATACTAGTTCACTAGATGATGTTGATGTTCCTCAGTCCAGCAGTCTACAGTCTGTACCATCTGTTGTTTGTACCAAGAGGACTCTAGGCAGGGATCTTCCTGATCAGTTGGAAGCGCATGCGCAATGCCTTTTCAAGGATGCTGGCTGGACCATCAAGCCACGGAAAAGGAATGACAGGGCTAAGATGGCATCCTATTTCACAGCACCACACAGGGAAGTGGTCCTCAGCTCACTAACCCAGGCCTGGAAGTTTTGTGGGAACAAATTATATGAAGCTTCTCCCGGTTCACAGAGGGGTAAGCATCCGATGGAGTGGTCAGATATTGATAAGTTTTGGAAGGACCTCACAGATACCATGGAATATATCCAAAAGGTACTTGTGAACCAACATAATGCACTCACACTTCTCCAACGGTGGGAGCTTTTGGATCCTTTCATTGCTGTCGTGTTCATCGGTAGGAAAATTACTGCTCTGCAACAAGGTAGTACTCTCAGAGCTGTTGATAGTTCAATCATTGTTCTCGATGAAAACAAGAATATGCCCTCAGAGAGTAAAAGGAAACAGAAAGCCAGTGACACTTTAACCGCCCGCAAGGTTCAGTCTACTCCTGTGATCATGGGATCTGATTGTGGAGAACGAGCAGTTGAGAGCTGCAGCAGGAGTCAGGCTGTACCGAGCTGTCATGTTTTGGAAGGTGGCCAGAACAGGGATATTAACCTGAAAAATGGCTACACACAAGGTCAAAATTGCGGGGCAATTGACCGGAATGAGAATCACATTAATCAAAGCACTGAAACCCAGCAATTTTACTCAGGAGCAGCGCTCATCAATAATTCGGTGAAAAAAGCAAGGAAAAAGCCCAAAATGATATCGGATGTTGATGCAAATGGATTAGATGGGTTGTATGCTCAAATACTTATGCAGCACACTATGGGGAATGTATTTAACCAAGAGAGCAACGTAGCGATGCTTGACTTTTCTAATCCAGAAAACATTAACCTCTCTGGAAAACATGGTATTTATTCGTCTGTTGGCACATTGAAAAAGCATTTGAAAGCTGAATCCAGACCGTTAAAGCTAAATGGAAACAGCCAAAGCGACAAACCTGGCATGCTGTTACATCCAGAGAGCAAGCACATGAGCATGCTAAAGCGCGATGGTACTATTAAAGAACCTTTGGAGCATCCAACCTCAGGACCTGATTCTGATGCAAGGGAGTCAGGTGCCAATGAAACCACCCCTATAGAATTGGTCCAGAAGAACATACCTTCAGAGAGCAACCAAATGATTATGTTAAGAGGTCAGGGTACTCTTAAAGAACCTACCGAGCATACACTCTCTGAACCTGATTCTGATGCAAGGGAGTCAGGTGCCAATGGAACTGCCCCTATAGAAATGGTCCACAAGAACAAGAAGTTACCTTTGGAGAGCAACCAAATGAGTGTGTTAAGAGGCGAGGGCACTGTAAAAGAACCTACGGAACATACAATCTCTGAACCTTATTCTAATGCAAGGGAGTCAGGTGCCAATGAAAAGGTCCCTACAGAAATGGTCCAGAAGAAGATACCTTCAGAGAGCAATCAAATGAGTATGTTAAGAGTTGAGGGTACTGTTAAAGAACCTATGGAGCATACAATTTCTCAACCTGCTTCTAGTGCAAGGGAGTCAGGTGCCAATGAAACTGTTCCTATAGAAATGGTCCAGAAGAAGTTGCCTTCAGAGAGCAAGCAGAGTATGTTAAGAGGTGAGGGTACTGCTATGGAGCATAAAAGCCCTGAACCTGATTCGAATGCAAGGGTGTCAGGTGCCAATGAGATCGCCCCTGTAGAAATGGTCTACCAGGAGTTGCCTTCAGGGAGCAAGAAGAGCATGTTAAGAGGTGAGGGTACTGTTAAAGAACCTACAGAGCATACAATCTCAAAACCTGATTCTAATTCAAGGGAGTCGAGTGCCAATGGGATTGTCCCTTCAGAAATGGTGCACAAGAAGTTGCCGTCATTGAAGGAATCATCTCCTAGAACTCCCCCCAAGGACCCCACTAAAGTTTCAGTCGACAATGCTGTTGCTGTTGAGTTATCCCTTGAGTCTAATGCTGCTCCCCTGAAAACTGATTTATCTCAAGACTCACAAATCTGCAAGACGACCGCTGCTAAAAGGAAACCTGAAGGTTGTGATAAACATATCAAGAAAAGACCTCTTGAGTTGCGTATCCACGACGATGACCTTTTGATCACAGCTATTGTAAAAAACAGGGACGTCGACTCCTACAACAAATTTGCTGCTAGCCCAGATTTTTCGGTTGCAAAGTACAAAAAGCTTAAAGGCCAAAAGAGAGCTACCAAACTGCTTGGAAAAGGGGGGACAAACCTATTGGGTGGGAAGAGAATAAGTTTGGCACGGAAAACTGTGCTCTGCTGGTTGATTGCAACTGGCTTTCTGACCGTAAAAGATGTCATTCAGTACCGGAATCTGAAGAGCAATGAAGTCATCAAGGATGGGCAGGTCACCTGGGAGGGCATTCTTTGCAGATGTTGCGCAAAAACCTTATCTGTATCAGACTTCAAAGCTCATGCTGGTTGCTGTCTGCCCAAGTCCTCATTAGGCCTCTTTCTGCAGTCTGGCAAGTCGTATACTCTATGCCAGGTGGAGGCTTGGTCTGCTGAGTTAATGAGCAGGAAAAGTGATGCATGTGGTAGGAAAGTCGAGGCGATGGATGAAAGTGATGATACATGTGGTTTCTGTGGAGATGGCGGTGAATTACTTTGCTGTGACAATTGCCCATCAACATATCATGAAGCTTGCTTGTCTGCCCAG GAGCTTCCAGAAGGTAGTTGGTACTGCCATAATTGCACATGCCGGAATTGTGGGACTCCAGTTAGTGAGAAAGAGGTTTCCTCATCCTCAGATATCTTGAAATGTGTGCAGTGTGGAGATGCAT ACCATGACATGTGCATTAATCACGAGATGCTGCCCTGTGATGATAAAAGTTCAAACACATGGTTTTGCGGGAGATATTGTAAGGAG ATATTCGTTGGACTGCATAGCCATATTGGGACAGAGAATATTATTGACAATGGGCTTTCATGGACCATATTGAAGTGCTGCAGTGATGGTCGGAGGCTACATTCTGCCCGGAAGATAGCCCATATGACGGAATGTAATACAAAATTGGCAGTGGCTCTTACTTTACTGGAGGAATGTTTCATTCGTATGTTTGATCCTCGAACTGGTGTAGACATGATACCACATGTCTTGTACAATAAGGG ATCAAACTTCGCGCGCTTAGATTATCAGGGATTCTACACTGTAATCCTGGAGAAAGGTGATGAGATTTTATGTGTGGCATCTATCAG GTTACATGGGACCAAAGCAGCTGAGCTGCCTTTCATTGCTACATGTGTGGATTATCGCCGTAAAGGGATGTGCCGAAGgctgctggatatcattgaaaaa ATGCTGAGATCGTTCCATGTTGAGATGTTGGTCCTTTCTGCCATCCCAGAGTTGGTTAATACATGGGTCTCGGGATTTGATTTCAAACCTATCAAGGATGATGAGAGGAAACAACTTCGTAATGTTAATTTGATGTTATTTCCTGGCACATCCTTGCTAACCAAAAGATTGGATGGAACTGTAACTGCAAAACCAG AAAAGGAAGAAGGCACATGTAATGTTTCTGTATTACCTAACGGCAAGTGTTTGCCTAATGGGAAAGCAAATGGGCATCTTGAACTCCATGACCTTGAACTGCCAGACGAGTTGAATAATGAGGCTGCAATGGATGGTTCTTTCAGAACACTAAAACGTGAATGTAGTCCTGCAGCATGGTTCAATTCCACTAAG CTAGCTGTTGGTGAAGTGTGA
- the LOC123428551 gene encoding increased DNA methylation 1-like isoform X1: MRMQAMAEDTIAAGTCDAVGFAGSSSTSGVEDPMPSYMDALAEFSQFQSDPSPADPFLYQWLQDQQPFASDASCLSYDQGQIVDTSQALYTCSPADLSDRGAKEYPLFSKPTYDAAVPPCLSHDYIGSGQFLETEHLREKGTPGANTSSLDDVDVPQSSSLQSVPSVVCTKRTLGRDLPDQLEAHAQCLFKDAGWTIKPRKRNDRAKMASYFTAPHREVVLSSLTQAWKFCGNKLYEASPGSQRGKHPMEWSDIDKFWKDLTDTMEYIQKVLVNQHNALTLLQRWELLDPFIAVVFIGRKITALQQGSTLRAVDSSIIVLDENKNMPSESKRKQKASDTLTARKVQSTPVIMGSDCGERAVESCSRSQAVPSCHVLEGGQNRDINLKNGYTQGQNCGAIDRNENHINQSTETQQFYSGAALINNSVKKARKKPKMISDVDANGLDGLYAQILMQHTMGNVFNQESNVAMLDFSNPENINLSGKHGIYSSVGTLKKHLKAESRPLKLNGNSQSDKPGMLLHPESKHMSMLKRDGTIKEPLEHPTSGPDSDARESGANETTPIELVQKNIPSESNQMIMLRGQGTLKEPTEHTLSEPDSDARESGANGTAPIEMVHKNKKLPLESNQMSVLRGEGTVKEPTEHTISEPYSNARESGANEKVPTEMVQKKIPSESNQMSMLRVEGTVKEPMEHTISQPASSARESGANETVPIEMVQKKLPSESKQSMLRGEGTAMEHKSPEPDSNARVSGANEIAPVEMVYQELPSGSKKSMLRGEGTVKEPTEHTISKPDSNSRESSANGIVPSEMVHKKLPSLKESSPRTPPKDPTKVSVDNAVAVELSLESNAAPLKTDLSQDSQICKTTAAKRKPEGCDKHIKKRPLELRIHDDDLLITAIVKNRDVDSYNKFAASPDFSVAKYKKLKGQKRATKLLGKGGTNLLGGKRISLARKTVLCWLIATGFLTVKDVIQYRNLKSNEVIKDGQVTWEGILCRCCAKTLSVSDFKAHAGCCLPKSSLGLFLQSGKSYTLCQVEAWSAELMSRKSDACGRKVEAMDESDDTCGFCGDGGELLCCDNCPSTYHEACLSAQELPEGSWYCHNCTCRNCGTPVSEKEVSSSSDILKCVQCGDAYHDMCINHEMLPCDDKSSNTWFCGRYCKEIFVGLHSHIGTENIIDNGLSWTILKCCSDGRRLHSARKIAHMTECNTKLAVALTLLEECFIRMFDPRTGVDMIPHVLYNKGSNFARLDYQGFYTVILEKGDEILCVASIRLHGTKAAELPFIATCVDYRRKGMCRRLLDIIEKMLRSFHVEMLVLSAIPELVNTWVSGFDFKPIKDDERKQLRNVNLMLFPGTSLLTKRLDGTVTAKPEKEEGTCNVSVLPNGKCLPNGKANGHLELHDLELPDELNNEAAMDGSFRTLKRECSPAAWFNSTKVCFISNMRL, translated from the exons ATGCGCATGCAAGCGATGGCCGAGGACACAATTGCTGCTGGGACATGCGACGCAGTCGGGTTTGCTGGCAGCAGCAGCACGAGCGGGGTCGAGGATCCCATGCCGTCATACATGGACGCGCTGGCAGAGTTTTCGCAGTTCCAGAGCGACCCTTCTCCTGCCGACCCGTTTTTGTATCAGTGGCTACAAGACCAGCAGCCCTTCGCGAGCGACGCCTCGTGCTTAAGTTATGATCAAGGACAAATCGTTGACACTAGCCAAGCGCTGTACACATGTAGCCCAGCTGATTTATCTGACAGAGGTGCCAAAGAATACCCACTCTTCAGCAAGCCAACGTATGATGCCGCAGTGCCACCTTGCCTATCCCATGATTATATTGGATCTGGGCAGTTTCTTGAAACCGAGCACCTTCGCGAGAAGGGTACGCCCGGTGCAAATACTAGTTCACTAGATGATGTTGATGTTCCTCAGTCCAGCAGTCTACAGTCTGTACCATCTGTTGTTTGTACCAAGAGGACTCTAGGCAGGGATCTTCCTGATCAGTTGGAAGCGCATGCGCAATGCCTTTTCAAGGATGCTGGCTGGACCATCAAGCCACGGAAAAGGAATGACAGGGCTAAGATGGCATCCTATTTCACAGCACCACACAGGGAAGTGGTCCTCAGCTCACTAACCCAGGCCTGGAAGTTTTGTGGGAACAAATTATATGAAGCTTCTCCCGGTTCACAGAGGGGTAAGCATCCGATGGAGTGGTCAGATATTGATAAGTTTTGGAAGGACCTCACAGATACCATGGAATATATCCAAAAGGTACTTGTGAACCAACATAATGCACTCACACTTCTCCAACGGTGGGAGCTTTTGGATCCTTTCATTGCTGTCGTGTTCATCGGTAGGAAAATTACTGCTCTGCAACAAGGTAGTACTCTCAGAGCTGTTGATAGTTCAATCATTGTTCTCGATGAAAACAAGAATATGCCCTCAGAGAGTAAAAGGAAACAGAAAGCCAGTGACACTTTAACCGCCCGCAAGGTTCAGTCTACTCCTGTGATCATGGGATCTGATTGTGGAGAACGAGCAGTTGAGAGCTGCAGCAGGAGTCAGGCTGTACCGAGCTGTCATGTTTTGGAAGGTGGCCAGAACAGGGATATTAACCTGAAAAATGGCTACACACAAGGTCAAAATTGCGGGGCAATTGACCGGAATGAGAATCACATTAATCAAAGCACTGAAACCCAGCAATTTTACTCAGGAGCAGCGCTCATCAATAATTCGGTGAAAAAAGCAAGGAAAAAGCCCAAAATGATATCGGATGTTGATGCAAATGGATTAGATGGGTTGTATGCTCAAATACTTATGCAGCACACTATGGGGAATGTATTTAACCAAGAGAGCAACGTAGCGATGCTTGACTTTTCTAATCCAGAAAACATTAACCTCTCTGGAAAACATGGTATTTATTCGTCTGTTGGCACATTGAAAAAGCATTTGAAAGCTGAATCCAGACCGTTAAAGCTAAATGGAAACAGCCAAAGCGACAAACCTGGCATGCTGTTACATCCAGAGAGCAAGCACATGAGCATGCTAAAGCGCGATGGTACTATTAAAGAACCTTTGGAGCATCCAACCTCAGGACCTGATTCTGATGCAAGGGAGTCAGGTGCCAATGAAACCACCCCTATAGAATTGGTCCAGAAGAACATACCTTCAGAGAGCAACCAAATGATTATGTTAAGAGGTCAGGGTACTCTTAAAGAACCTACCGAGCATACACTCTCTGAACCTGATTCTGATGCAAGGGAGTCAGGTGCCAATGGAACTGCCCCTATAGAAATGGTCCACAAGAACAAGAAGTTACCTTTGGAGAGCAACCAAATGAGTGTGTTAAGAGGCGAGGGCACTGTAAAAGAACCTACGGAACATACAATCTCTGAACCTTATTCTAATGCAAGGGAGTCAGGTGCCAATGAAAAGGTCCCTACAGAAATGGTCCAGAAGAAGATACCTTCAGAGAGCAATCAAATGAGTATGTTAAGAGTTGAGGGTACTGTTAAAGAACCTATGGAGCATACAATTTCTCAACCTGCTTCTAGTGCAAGGGAGTCAGGTGCCAATGAAACTGTTCCTATAGAAATGGTCCAGAAGAAGTTGCCTTCAGAGAGCAAGCAGAGTATGTTAAGAGGTGAGGGTACTGCTATGGAGCATAAAAGCCCTGAACCTGATTCGAATGCAAGGGTGTCAGGTGCCAATGAGATCGCCCCTGTAGAAATGGTCTACCAGGAGTTGCCTTCAGGGAGCAAGAAGAGCATGTTAAGAGGTGAGGGTACTGTTAAAGAACCTACAGAGCATACAATCTCAAAACCTGATTCTAATTCAAGGGAGTCGAGTGCCAATGGGATTGTCCCTTCAGAAATGGTGCACAAGAAGTTGCCGTCATTGAAGGAATCATCTCCTAGAACTCCCCCCAAGGACCCCACTAAAGTTTCAGTCGACAATGCTGTTGCTGTTGAGTTATCCCTTGAGTCTAATGCTGCTCCCCTGAAAACTGATTTATCTCAAGACTCACAAATCTGCAAGACGACCGCTGCTAAAAGGAAACCTGAAGGTTGTGATAAACATATCAAGAAAAGACCTCTTGAGTTGCGTATCCACGACGATGACCTTTTGATCACAGCTATTGTAAAAAACAGGGACGTCGACTCCTACAACAAATTTGCTGCTAGCCCAGATTTTTCGGTTGCAAAGTACAAAAAGCTTAAAGGCCAAAAGAGAGCTACCAAACTGCTTGGAAAAGGGGGGACAAACCTATTGGGTGGGAAGAGAATAAGTTTGGCACGGAAAACTGTGCTCTGCTGGTTGATTGCAACTGGCTTTCTGACCGTAAAAGATGTCATTCAGTACCGGAATCTGAAGAGCAATGAAGTCATCAAGGATGGGCAGGTCACCTGGGAGGGCATTCTTTGCAGATGTTGCGCAAAAACCTTATCTGTATCAGACTTCAAAGCTCATGCTGGTTGCTGTCTGCCCAAGTCCTCATTAGGCCTCTTTCTGCAGTCTGGCAAGTCGTATACTCTATGCCAGGTGGAGGCTTGGTCTGCTGAGTTAATGAGCAGGAAAAGTGATGCATGTGGTAGGAAAGTCGAGGCGATGGATGAAAGTGATGATACATGTGGTTTCTGTGGAGATGGCGGTGAATTACTTTGCTGTGACAATTGCCCATCAACATATCATGAAGCTTGCTTGTCTGCCCAG GAGCTTCCAGAAGGTAGTTGGTACTGCCATAATTGCACATGCCGGAATTGTGGGACTCCAGTTAGTGAGAAAGAGGTTTCCTCATCCTCAGATATCTTGAAATGTGTGCAGTGTGGAGATGCAT ACCATGACATGTGCATTAATCACGAGATGCTGCCCTGTGATGATAAAAGTTCAAACACATGGTTTTGCGGGAGATATTGTAAGGAG ATATTCGTTGGACTGCATAGCCATATTGGGACAGAGAATATTATTGACAATGGGCTTTCATGGACCATATTGAAGTGCTGCAGTGATGGTCGGAGGCTACATTCTGCCCGGAAGATAGCCCATATGACGGAATGTAATACAAAATTGGCAGTGGCTCTTACTTTACTGGAGGAATGTTTCATTCGTATGTTTGATCCTCGAACTGGTGTAGACATGATACCACATGTCTTGTACAATAAGGG ATCAAACTTCGCGCGCTTAGATTATCAGGGATTCTACACTGTAATCCTGGAGAAAGGTGATGAGATTTTATGTGTGGCATCTATCAG GTTACATGGGACCAAAGCAGCTGAGCTGCCTTTCATTGCTACATGTGTGGATTATCGCCGTAAAGGGATGTGCCGAAGgctgctggatatcattgaaaaa ATGCTGAGATCGTTCCATGTTGAGATGTTGGTCCTTTCTGCCATCCCAGAGTTGGTTAATACATGGGTCTCGGGATTTGATTTCAAACCTATCAAGGATGATGAGAGGAAACAACTTCGTAATGTTAATTTGATGTTATTTCCTGGCACATCCTTGCTAACCAAAAGATTGGATGGAACTGTAACTGCAAAACCAG AAAAGGAAGAAGGCACATGTAATGTTTCTGTATTACCTAACGGCAAGTGTTTGCCTAATGGGAAAGCAAATGGGCATCTTGAACTCCATGACCTTGAACTGCCAGACGAGTTGAATAATGAGGCTGCAATGGATGGTTCTTTCAGAACACTAAAACGTGAATGTAGTCCTGCAGCATGGTTCAATTCCACTAAGGTTTGCTTCATCAGCAATATGAGGCTTTAA
- the LOC123428971 gene encoding uncharacterized protein LOC123428971, translating into MDAEDALGFREDDAIRFIFGEDVAARADDDSASAFDRSLMELRVFREVFSRPPAQAEAAGRHFGVAETSLLPGARFAAQQRPADAPRAQAGLNLKVQPPPPFRGEHIVSAQVHAGAGLGPEARMHAHRQQSIVTTEGRVDLGVSKGHAHSYNVQQHGTAAQEHAHCYKEQHGTAAQEHAHRYNDQHETAAREEQEHAGLLRVLARWRHGREL; encoded by the exons ATGGACGCGGAGGACGCGCTGGGGTTCCGGGAGGACGACGCCATCCGCTTCATCTTCGGCGAGGACGTGGCCGCCAGGGCCGACGACGACTCCGCCAGTGCCTTCGACAGGTCGCTCATGGAGCTTCGCGTTTTCCGGGAGGTCTTCTCCAGGCCGCCCGCGCAGGCGGAGGCCGCGGGGAGGCACTTCGGGGTGGCCGAGACGTCGCTGCTCCCCGGCGCCCGCTTCGCCGCGCAGCAGCGACCCGCGGATGCTCCCCGGGCCCAGGCCGGCCTCAACCTCAAGGTCCAGCCGCCTCCGCCGTTCCGCGGCGAGCACATTGTGTCTGCTCAGGTCCACGCCGGAGCAGGCCTTGGCCCGGAGGCACGCATGCATGCTCACCGGCAGCAGAGCATTGTTACAACGGAGGGCAGAGTGGATCTCGGGGTCAGCAAGGGGCATGCGCATTCTTACAATGTCCAACAACACGGGACCGCTGCCCAGGAGCATGCGCATTGTTACAAGGAGCAACACGGGACTGCTGCCCAGGAGCATGCGCATCGTTACAATGACCAACATGAGACCGCTGCCCGGGAGGAGCAGGAGCATGCAG GGCTTCTTAGGGTACTGGCCAGGTGGAGGCACGGCCGGGAGCTGTAA